Proteins encoded in a region of the Ziziphus jujuba cultivar Dongzao chromosome 3, ASM3175591v1 genome:
- the LOC107423428 gene encoding calcium-transporting ATPase 12, plasma membrane-type-like, whose amino-acid sequence MCEIVVGDVVCLKTGDEVPADGLLVEGNNLQVEDVDQCGETVQVDPDENPFLFSGSIVVNSEHNECKMMVTTVSMKAKWCKMMSQENCDSSENSTMQGRVHNFTLPICLKVSLPIASIGFLVFLIRYFTANAKDVNGDQEFNHSHLDNNFWDSSVLDFVGTAFTIVEFTIAESLRLSVPVTSFYSKKRMMVNVEMVSELSGCENMAFVTTICTNKTGTLTMNQMEVKKFWVGKYSLEGEAYLSNASNCFKIFLGEGIALNTSSARNCTPTDKAILSWAVHDLNIAMGVKSKCIVLNNTAFDSQKKRSGVRMKRIEEVYSTVQHVRWKGEADMILEMCSCYYDISGTINDLVDRQKVEFQRIIRGMKESGLHCIAFAHNYVTEGNHKTLKQDGPVLLALVGVKYPCRPEMKEAVEGCQDGGVDVKMITEDDVSAAKDIARECGILVDPDEDGAVITGEELRGYSLIRRMNEVDKIRVMACSSPEDKLLMVKTLKEKYHIVAVFGYSTNDVLASLEAHLGISMGIRGMTKRLARKASVW is encoded by the coding sequence ATGTGTGAAATAGTTGTGGGAGATGTGGTTTGCTTAAAGACTGGAGATGAAGTTCCAGCAGACGGATTGTTAGTGGAAGGGAATAACCTGCAGGTAGAGGATGTTGATCAGTGTGGTGAGACCGTACAAGTGGATCCCGATGAAAATCCATTTCTGTTTTCTGGATCTATTGTGGTCAATAGTGAACATAACGAATGCAAGATGATGGTCACTACAGTTAGCATGAAGGCAAAGTGGTGCAAAATGATGAGCCAAGAAAATTGCGATTCAAGTGAGAATTCCACAATGCAAGGTCGAGTACACAATTTCACTCTTCCAATATGTTTGAAAGTGAGTCTGCCAATTGCTTCAATTGGTTTTCTAGTCTTTCTCATCAGATACTTCACTGCGAACGCCAAAGACGTTAATGGAGATCAGGAATTCAATCATAGTCACCTTGATAATAACTTTTGGGATTCTTCGGTGTTGGACTTTGTAGGAACTGCTTTTACAATTGTTGAGTTTACAATTGCAGAAAGCTTGCGATTAAGCGTGCCAGTTACCAGTTTCTATTCAAAGAAGAGAATGATGGTTAACGTGGAAATGGTGAGTGAGCTCTCCGGTTGTGAGAATATGGCATTTGTCACCACCATTTGTACCAACAAAACGGGCACTCTCACCATGAACCAAATGGAGGTCAAAAAGTTTTGGGTGGGAAAGTACTCTTTGGAAGGGGAAGCTTACCTTTCAAACGCttctaattgttttaaaatttttctgggAGAGGGAATTGCTCTGAACACAAGTAGTGCTAGAAATTGTACTCCAACAGATAAAGCAATTCTTTCATGGGCAGTTCATGACTTGAACATAGCTATGGGAGTGAAAAGCAAGTGTATAGTTCTTAATAACACCGCTTTCGATTCGCAGAAGAAACGAAGTGGGGTTCGGATGAAGAGGATAGAAGAGGTATACAGCACAGTGCAGCATGTTCGTTGGAAAGGAGAAGCAGATATGATTCTAGAAATGTGTTCCTGCTACTATGACATTTCCGGAACCATCAACGATCTTGTTGATAGACAAAAAGTGGAATTCCAAAGAATCATTCGAGGTATGAAGGAGAGCGGCCTCCATTGCATCGCTTTTGCACACAATTATGTCACGGAAGGAAATCATAAAACGCTGAAACAAGATGGCCCGGTACTATTAGCATTGGTTGGTGTGAAATACCCATGTCGTCCAGAAATGAAAGAGGCCGTGGAAGGTTGCCAGGATGGAGGAGTAGATGTCAAGATGATCACCGAAGACGATGTTTCCGCGGCGAAAGACATAGCCAGAGAGTGTGGAATACTAGTGGATCCAGATGAGGACGGAGCAGTAATAACAGGTGAGGAGCTCCGAGGCTACTCTCTAATTAGAAGAATGAACGAAGTTGACAAAATCCGAGTCATGGCATGCTCATCTCCTGAAGATAAACTACTAATGGTGAAAACATTGAAGGAAAAATATCACATCGTTGCAGTCTTTGGGTATAGCACAAATGATGTATTGGCATCGTTAGAAGCTCATCTAGGAATCTCCATGGGAATTCGAGGCATGACGAAGAGGTTGGCAAGAAAAGCTTCGGTATGGTAA